A stretch of Parvimonas micra DNA encodes these proteins:
- a CDS encoding NAD(P)/FAD-dependent oxidoreductase, producing MYDCIIIGAGPAGISAGIYAARASMKTIIIEKGTPGGLIAKTDEIANYPGAEDVPTGPELIERMVKQAKSFGAEFVTDTVINVDFSENTKVVQGENATYEGKSVIIATGSNPRLLNVPGEKEFTGKGIAYCATCDAPFFQDLDIYVVGSGEAAVEEAMYLTKFGRNVTLLVRKDKLSVAKSIEEKALKCEKLKIMWNVEVESFEGASLLGAMNIVNNKTGEKTKIVPREGDMIFGVFIFVGYIPESSLFEGKIETDRNYIVSDETMRTNVEGVFVAGDVRVKELRQVVTAVNDGAIAAINARKYVESFE from the coding sequence ATGTATGATTGTATTATAATTGGAGCTGGTCCTGCGGGAATAAGTGCAGGAATTTATGCTGCAAGAGCTAGTATGAAAACAATAATTATTGAAAAGGGAACACCAGGTGGATTAATAGCTAAGACTGACGAAATAGCAAATTATCCAGGGGCAGAAGATGTCCCAACAGGTCCTGAATTAATTGAAAGAATGGTTAAACAAGCCAAATCGTTTGGAGCAGAATTTGTAACAGATACAGTGATTAATGTTGATTTTTCTGAGAACACAAAGGTAGTTCAAGGAGAAAATGCTACTTATGAAGGAAAGTCTGTGATAATTGCAACTGGATCAAATCCAAGATTACTTAATGTTCCGGGTGAAAAAGAATTTACTGGTAAAGGAATAGCATATTGTGCAACTTGTGATGCACCTTTTTTCCAAGATTTGGATATTTATGTTGTTGGCTCAGGAGAAGCTGCAGTTGAAGAAGCGATGTATCTTACAAAATTTGGACGAAATGTTACATTACTAGTAAGAAAAGATAAATTATCAGTGGCTAAATCAATAGAAGAAAAAGCTTTAAAATGTGAAAAACTGAAGATTATGTGGAACGTTGAGGTAGAAAGTTTTGAAGGCGCTAGTTTGTTAGGAGCTATGAATATAGTAAATAATAAAACTGGAGAAAAAACTAAGATAGTTCCAAGAGAAGGCGATATGATTTTTGGCGTTTTTATTTTCGTAGGTTATATACCTGAAAGTTCATTATTTGAAGGAAAGATTGAAACTGATAGAAATTATATAGTCTCAGATGAAACTATGAGAACTAATGTTGAAGGTGTTTTTGTTGCTGGAGATGTTAGAGTAAAAGAACTTAGACAAGTGGTTACTGCTGTTAATGATGGTGCAATAGCCGCAATAAATGCTAGAAAATATGTCGAAAGTTTTGAATAA
- the grdA gene encoding glycine/sarcosine/betaine reductase complex selenoprotein A, translating to MALFTENTKVIIIGDRDGIPGPAMEECVATTPAEIVFSATECFVUTAAGAMDLENQRRVKELAEKYGAENCLVLLGASEAESAALAAETVTTGDPTFAGPLAGVQLGLKVYHAVEPEFKAEVDESVYDDQIGMMEMVLDCDAIIEAVSEIRNSL from the coding sequence ATGGCACTTTTTACAGAAAATACAAAAGTAATCATAATCGGTGATAGAGATGGTATACCAGGACCAGCTATGGAAGAATGTGTCGCTACAACTCCTGCAGAAATAGTATTTTCAGCAACTGAATGTTTTGTCTGAACTGCAGCAGGAGCAATGGACTTAGAAAATCAAAGAAGGGTAAAAGAATTAGCAGAAAAATACGGAGCAGAAAATTGTTTAGTTCTTTTAGGAGCATCTGAAGCAGAATCAGCAGCATTAGCAGCTGAAACTGTAACTACAGGAGACCCTACTTTTGCAGGTCCATTAGCAGGAGTTCAGTTAGGACTTAAAGTATATCACGCAGTTGAACCTGAATTTAAAGCAGAAGTTGATGAATCAGTTTATGATGACCAAATTGGTATGATGGAAATGGTTCTTGACTGTGATGCTATCATTGAAGCTGTAAGTGAAATTAGAAATTCATTATAA
- a CDS encoding glycine/sarcosine/betaine reductase component B subunit: MRLELGKILINDVKFCSETKVDKGVLYINKEELIAHLMDDEHLKSVDVDLAKPGESVRITPIKDVVEPRVKVNGAGGVFPGMISKVDVVGSGRTHVLKGAAVMTVGKIVGFQEGIVDMQGPGAEYTPFSKTNNIVLIVEPAEGVEAHAYEKAVRMAGLKAATYLGLAGKEVEPDEVEVFETKPLFEQAEELKHLPKVAYVQMLQSQGLLHDTYVYGVDAKQIVPTLLYPTELMDGAILSGNCVSACDKNTTYHHLNNPVVRAMYEKHGKEINFVGVIITNENVYLADKERSSNWTAKLCEFLNLDGAIVSQEGFGNPDTDLIMNCKKIEGKGVKTVIITDEYAGRDGASQSLADADVAANAVVTGGNANETIVLPKMDKVIGTLDYVDIIAGGFDGSLREDGSIMVELQAITGATNELGFNRLSATGY, from the coding sequence ATGCGTCTAGAATTAGGAAAAATCTTAATTAACGATGTTAAATTTTGTTCAGAAACAAAAGTTGACAAAGGTGTTTTATACATTAATAAGGAAGAATTAATAGCTCATTTAATGGATGATGAACACTTAAAATCAGTAGACGTAGATCTTGCAAAACCAGGTGAAAGTGTAAGAATTACTCCAATTAAGGATGTTGTAGAACCAAGAGTAAAGGTTAACGGAGCAGGCGGAGTATTCCCTGGAATGATTTCAAAAGTTGATGTAGTTGGTTCAGGAAGAACTCATGTTCTTAAAGGAGCCGCAGTAATGACAGTTGGTAAAATAGTAGGCTTCCAAGAAGGTATTGTTGATATGCAAGGACCTGGAGCTGAATATACACCATTCTCTAAAACTAATAATATAGTTTTAATTGTGGAACCAGCTGAAGGTGTTGAAGCTCATGCTTACGAAAAAGCTGTTAGAATGGCAGGATTAAAAGCTGCTACTTATTTAGGATTAGCTGGTAAAGAAGTTGAACCTGATGAAGTAGAAGTATTCGAAACTAAGCCATTATTCGAACAAGCTGAAGAATTAAAACATTTACCAAAAGTTGCTTATGTTCAAATGTTACAATCTCAAGGATTATTACATGATACATATGTTTACGGTGTAGATGCAAAACAAATAGTTCCAACACTATTATATCCAACAGAATTGATGGATGGAGCTATATTAAGTGGTAACTGTGTATCTGCTTGTGATAAGAATACAACTTATCATCACTTAAACAACCCAGTTGTTAGAGCAATGTATGAAAAGCATGGAAAAGAAATCAACTTTGTTGGTGTTATTATCACTAACGAAAATGTATATTTAGCAGATAAAGAAAGATCATCAAACTGGACTGCTAAATTGTGTGAATTTTTAAATCTTGATGGAGCTATCGTATCACAAGAAGGATTTGGTAACCCAGATACAGATTTAATTATGAACTGTAAAAAAATCGAAGGTAAAGGCGTTAAAACAGTTATCATTACTGATGAATATGCTGGTAGAGACGGTGCAAGTCAATCTTTAGCTGATGCTGATGTTGCTGCAAATGCGGTAGTAACTGGTGGTAATGCTAACGAAACTATTGTATTACCTAAGATGGACAAAGTTATTGGAACTTTAGATTATGTTGACATTATTGCAGGTGGATTCGATGGATCATTAAGAGAAGATGGTTCAATTATGGTTGAATTACAAGCAATTACAGGTGCAACAAATGAATTAGGATTTAATAGATTATCAGCTACTGGCTATTAA
- a CDS encoding Na/Pi cotransporter family protein — MSIFISVLGGLGLFLYGMNLMGAGLQKSCGERLKGIIAAITKNKIYAVLVGIFVTMIIQSSSATTIMAIGFVNAGFMTLAQSVGIIIGANVGTTITAQIIAFDISKYAPLVIAIGVFMWMRAKNDRKKDISEILIGFGILFLGMSIMSSGLEPLAKEEWFKNILVKLNNPFIGVLAGFLLTTVLQSSSASIGLLEALGMQGAININQAFGVLFGDNIGTTTTAMIAGIGASKNAKRAAFIHFLFNLIGTIIFMTVLRIPVQYLVEYISPGNVQRQIANAHTFFNIINVLIQLPFSSLLVKISQLVIKGDDVVEEHYSENLDKRFFETPSIAIIQAQKEVARMGEIVIESLEKTIEAFKTKSGKNIEFVFNREKMINGLEKEIIDYLVPLADKNLSDEEKHKVFVMMYAINDYERIGDHCENIIELIQEIKDENSVFSKTAFDEYEKISSDVMKIVVDTTNAYKDNNLELAKNCINIEEEVDILEESYRRNHMDRINKGICDTNAGVKFLDILSNFERIADHSVNIANYTLGKEL, encoded by the coding sequence ATGTCTATTTTCATTTCTGTCTTAGGCGGTTTAGGTTTATTTTTATATGGAATGAATTTAATGGGTGCAGGACTACAAAAGTCTTGTGGTGAAAGATTAAAAGGAATAATCGCTGCAATAACAAAAAATAAAATATATGCAGTATTGGTTGGTATTTTTGTTACAATGATTATTCAATCTAGTTCTGCTACTACTATAATGGCTATAGGTTTTGTAAACGCTGGATTTATGACTTTAGCTCAATCTGTTGGAATAATAATAGGTGCAAATGTTGGGACTACTATAACTGCACAAATTATTGCTTTTGATATTTCAAAATATGCACCATTAGTTATCGCTATAGGTGTTTTTATGTGGATGAGAGCAAAGAACGATAGAAAAAAAGATATATCTGAAATATTAATTGGTTTTGGAATATTATTTTTAGGTATGTCTATTATGAGTAGTGGATTAGAACCTCTTGCAAAAGAAGAATGGTTTAAGAATATACTTGTAAAATTAAATAACCCATTTATTGGAGTTTTAGCCGGATTCTTATTAACTACTGTACTTCAATCATCATCTGCCTCAATAGGATTGTTGGAAGCATTGGGAATGCAAGGAGCTATTAATATAAACCAGGCTTTTGGAGTTCTTTTTGGTGATAACATTGGGACAACAACAACCGCTATGATTGCTGGAATAGGAGCAAGTAAAAATGCAAAGAGAGCTGCTTTTATTCATTTTCTATTCAATTTAATAGGAACTATAATATTTATGACTGTTCTAAGAATTCCAGTTCAATATTTAGTTGAATATATTTCTCCAGGAAATGTTCAAAGGCAAATTGCTAATGCTCATACATTTTTTAATATAATAAATGTTTTAATTCAATTGCCATTTTCTAGTCTTTTAGTTAAAATATCACAATTAGTAATAAAAGGAGATGATGTCGTAGAAGAACATTATTCTGAAAATTTGGATAAAAGATTTTTTGAAACACCAAGTATTGCAATTATTCAAGCTCAAAAAGAGGTTGCTAGAATGGGAGAAATTGTCATTGAATCTCTTGAAAAGACAATTGAGGCATTTAAGACTAAAAGTGGCAAGAATATAGAATTTGTTTTTAATAGAGAAAAAATGATTAATGGATTAGAAAAGGAAATTATTGACTATTTAGTTCCCTTAGCTGATAAAAATTTATCTGATGAAGAAAAACATAAAGTATTTGTTATGATGTACGCTATAAATGATTATGAGAGAATTGGAGATCATTGCGAAAATATAATAGAATTGATTCAAGAAATTAAAGATGAAAATTCTGTATTTAGTAAAACAGCTTTTGATGAATATGAAAAAATATCTTCAGATGTTATGAAAATTGTTGTTGATACAACCAATGCATATAAAGATAATAATCTTGAGTTAGCAAAAAATTGTATTAATATTGAGGAAGAAGTAGACATATTAGAAGAAAGTTATAGAAGAAACCATATGGATAGAATTAATAAAGGCATTTGCGATACAAATGCTGGAGTTAAATTTCTTGACATATTATCAAATTTTGAAAGAATTGCAGACCATAGTGTGAATATTGCAAATTACACATTAGGAAAGGAACTTTAA